From one Gracilibacillus salinarum genomic stretch:
- a CDS encoding substrate-binding domain-containing protein — MKVNVTMKDIAERLNVSSVTVSKALNDKEGVSDELKEKIKSLADEMGYRYNAVAKSMKDGKSYNICVIIPERYTGMSQSFYLKVYQSIAQQLEEYGYYAIIHIMTDEDEEQLKLPRIYHEQRVDGFVLLGQPKSDYINHMKKLGMPLIFLDFYDENSNVDAVITDNFNGAYEITNYLIKQGHRDIAYVGNLFSTSSIQDRFLGYYKSLLEHRIQLDQDYVISDRDERGAFITFDLPEDMPTAFVCNCDQVAHLLMERLRDDGYKVPEDCSVVGFDNDIYATLTTPNLTTVEVDVEEMAKNAVKFICEKMENPTASFGRLAVKGKIIYRDSVKERK; from the coding sequence ATGAAAGTAAATGTCACGATGAAAGACATTGCTGAACGCTTAAATGTAAGTAGTGTTACGGTGTCAAAAGCACTAAATGATAAGGAAGGCGTCAGTGATGAATTAAAAGAGAAAATAAAATCATTAGCAGATGAGATGGGTTACCGTTACAATGCGGTTGCCAAGTCAATGAAGGATGGAAAATCCTATAATATATGCGTGATTATTCCTGAGCGGTACACCGGTATGTCACAATCCTTCTATCTCAAAGTATATCAATCCATTGCGCAGCAACTTGAGGAATATGGGTATTATGCGATTATCCATATTATGACGGATGAAGATGAAGAACAATTAAAGCTGCCTCGTATTTATCATGAACAGCGAGTGGACGGTTTTGTTTTATTAGGGCAGCCCAAGTCGGATTATATTAATCATATGAAAAAGTTAGGCATGCCATTGATATTTTTAGATTTCTACGATGAAAATAGCAATGTTGATGCTGTAATTACCGATAACTTTAATGGTGCGTATGAAATAACCAATTATTTAATCAAACAAGGACACCGGGATATAGCGTATGTTGGAAATCTTTTTTCGACTAGCAGCATACAGGATCGGTTTTTAGGCTATTACAAGTCGCTGTTAGAGCATAGAATTCAGCTGGATCAGGACTACGTTATCAGTGATCGTGATGAAAGAGGAGCCTTTATTACGTTTGATTTACCCGAAGATATGCCGACAGCTTTTGTTTGTAATTGTGATCAGGTTGCGCATTTGTTGATGGAGCGCTTGCGTGATGATGGATACAAAGTACCGGAAGATTGCTCTGTTGTCGGATTTGATAATGACATATATGCCACGTTAACTACGCCGAATTTAACTACAGTAGAAGTAGATGTCGAAGAGATGGCAAAAAATGCAGTGAAATTCATTTGCGAAAAAATGGAGAATCCAACTGCCTCGTTCGGAAGACTGGCGGTTAAAGGGAAAATCATTTATCGAGATTCCGTAAAGGAAAGGAAGTAA
- a CDS encoding IS110 family transposase, giving the protein MKYNTKYVGLDVSKEKIAVAVADEGRSKPRYIGMIDYTVGAIDKIMKKLGESAELQVCYEAGAVGYGLYRLLTHLDIPCEVIAPSLIPQKPGDKVKTDKRDALNLATLYRAGELTPIFVPTEDDEALRDLVRGREDVKEDEKRAKHRVNHFLLRNGRKEPGVRKWSVRYWEWLHTLTFKRLTSRSIFQEYVQLLRESQQRLKRLEKIIKEEAENGVHAPMIQKLMSLRGVALITATSLVAEVGSFERFQKASQFMAYTGLVPMESSSGYIRKQGNITRTGNRHVRRLLIEAAWSYRYSPAVKGELAKRQKGQPANVTTISWNAQQRLHKKYFRLMQRGKESGKVITAIGRELAGFIWAIANEPTNEFT; this is encoded by the coding sequence ATGAAGTATAACACAAAATATGTAGGATTAGACGTATCGAAAGAGAAAATTGCAGTAGCCGTTGCGGATGAAGGACGTTCTAAACCAAGGTATATTGGGATGATTGACTATACAGTAGGAGCCATTGATAAGATAATGAAGAAATTAGGAGAATCCGCAGAGCTTCAAGTTTGTTATGAGGCCGGAGCTGTTGGGTATGGACTCTATCGATTGCTTACACATTTGGATATCCCTTGCGAAGTTATTGCGCCATCCTTAATCCCTCAGAAACCTGGTGATAAGGTGAAGACCGATAAGCGAGATGCTTTAAATCTGGCAACCCTTTATCGCGCAGGGGAATTAACACCGATTTTTGTCCCCACAGAAGATGATGAGGCTTTACGTGATTTAGTTCGGGGACGTGAAGATGTGAAGGAAGATGAAAAAAGAGCCAAACATAGAGTAAACCATTTTCTTCTTAGAAATGGAAGAAAAGAACCGGGAGTCAGAAAATGGAGTGTGAGATATTGGGAATGGCTTCACACCTTAACATTTAAGCGATTAACATCAAGGAGCATATTCCAAGAATATGTGCAACTACTTAGGGAATCTCAACAACGATTAAAGCGATTAGAAAAGATTATTAAAGAAGAAGCCGAAAATGGTGTACATGCCCCCATGATCCAAAAACTTATGTCACTTCGAGGTGTAGCCTTAATCACCGCAACTAGTTTAGTGGCAGAAGTCGGTTCATTTGAACGCTTTCAAAAAGCCAGCCAATTTATGGCCTACACAGGTTTGGTGCCGATGGAAAGTTCCAGCGGGTATATACGGAAGCAAGGTAATATAACGAGAACAGGAAATAGACATGTTCGAAGGCTTTTGATTGAGGCTGCATGGAGTTATCGTTATTCACCTGCCGTGAAAGGAGAGTTGGCAAAGAGACAAAAAGGACAACCAGCTAATGTTACAACTATTTCGTGGAATGCCCAACAACGCTTGCATAAGAAGTATTTCCGACTAATGCAACGAGGAAAAGAAAGTGGTAAAGTTATCACAGCTATTGGGAGAGAGTTGGCAGGTTTCATATGGGCAATTGCCAACGAACCAACTAATGAATTTACGTAA
- a CDS encoding ABC transporter substrate-binding protein, with protein sequence MLKLNQKLLVFFASMLAIVVIAGCSSDSEESSGEGSDQPTYETWKEKDPEEIEGDLTVITHRTDIVDTVYQEYAKQFNEIYPNVNVNFEALTDYGGEIMPRMNTEDYGDVQYIPVQVPIEDIPNFFEPMGTLEDMQEKYLGVEERQVDGKVYGIPIALTYTGVIYNKSVFEEAGVTELPKTQDEFIAALEKVKENTDAVPLYTNYAAGWPLTQWEGAVTTTAGNVDYYNVDMLDDPTPFDQGDPHYEHYSLMYEVAEKELIEEDPLTTDWEASKVRMNNGEIATMVLGSWALEQIQGAGENADDIGMMAFPTDAEETIFSLGADLNISINKNSENKDAAFAWVDWFIHDSGYSVEQAGGISASKDIPLPDALTAAQEEGAQFEMLTPAPDDKQGLLDEVDKESEVGLWLEPNKKIIIEAAIGNRDESYDDIMNSWNEDWSAAYEEIVSE encoded by the coding sequence ATGCTTAAGCTTAATCAAAAGTTATTAGTGTTTTTTGCATCAATGTTAGCGATCGTCGTAATTGCTGGTTGTTCTTCTGATTCAGAAGAAAGCTCTGGAGAAGGATCTGACCAGCCAACATACGAAACATGGAAAGAGAAAGATCCAGAGGAAATAGAGGGAGATCTTACTGTAATCACGCACAGAACGGATATAGTGGACACTGTTTACCAAGAATATGCCAAACAGTTTAATGAAATTTATCCGAATGTAAATGTGAATTTTGAAGCATTAACAGATTACGGTGGAGAAATTATGCCACGTATGAATACGGAAGATTATGGGGATGTGCAATACATACCTGTACAAGTTCCTATCGAAGATATCCCGAATTTCTTTGAGCCAATGGGTACATTAGAAGACATGCAAGAAAAGTACTTAGGTGTAGAAGAACGTCAAGTTGACGGAAAAGTTTATGGGATTCCGATTGCTTTAACGTATACAGGTGTTATTTATAATAAATCAGTATTTGAAGAAGCAGGCGTTACAGAACTTCCTAAAACACAAGATGAATTTATTGCTGCATTAGAAAAAGTGAAAGAAAATACCGATGCAGTACCGTTATATACAAATTACGCAGCTGGTTGGCCGTTAACCCAGTGGGAGGGTGCGGTTACCACTACTGCTGGTAACGTTGATTATTACAATGTCGATATGTTAGATGACCCAACACCATTTGATCAAGGAGATCCGCATTATGAACATTACAGTTTAATGTATGAAGTAGCGGAGAAAGAACTTATTGAAGAAGATCCACTAACTACTGATTGGGAAGCTTCTAAAGTAAGAATGAATAACGGTGAAATTGCCACCATGGTATTAGGTTCATGGGCACTGGAACAAATTCAGGGTGCAGGAGAAAATGCAGATGATATCGGAATGATGGCATTCCCTACAGATGCAGAAGAAACTATCTTCTCTCTTGGTGCAGATTTAAATATCTCTATTAATAAAAACAGTGAAAATAAAGATGCTGCTTTTGCTTGGGTAGACTGGTTCATTCATGATTCAGGTTATTCTGTAGAGCAAGCAGGCGGAATCAGTGCATCGAAGGATATTCCCTTACCGGATGCATTAACGGCAGCGCAAGAGGAAGGTGCACAATTTGAAATGTTAACACCAGCGCCTGACGATAAACAAGGACTGCTCGATGAAGTAGATAAAGAATCAGAAGTAGGACTTTGGTTAGAACCGAACAAAAAAATCATTATTGAGGCAGCCATTGGAAATCGTGATGAGTCTTATGATGATATTATGAACAGCTGGAACGAAGATTGGTCAGCAGCCTATGAAGAAATAGTAAGTGAATAA
- a CDS encoding carbohydrate ABC transporter permease, giving the protein MFSKLSYKRQRSVIIVAFLIVPLTLLGTFSFLPVANMFWYSLTEWNGFSDKEFIGLENYRTVFTDPEYFRVFTVSLYYFFGTFLQMGLALYFATILSFKVRMKNFFKGVIFFPYLLNGVAIGFMFLLFFQPEGGLDTILGLVGLGDFTTHWLGNPDVINISLAGTSVWRYMGFNFIIFLGAISSIPNDVYEASEIDGANRWHQFRYIILPSIKIIVSLNLILAISGALSAFEIPYIMTGGSNGSATFVIQTVDTAFKYGKIGLASAMAVILLFIVIIVTAVQRKFFSEDD; this is encoded by the coding sequence TTGTTCTCAAAATTAAGTTATAAAAGACAACGTAGCGTTATTATTGTTGCTTTTCTTATCGTTCCATTAACTTTGTTAGGCACATTCAGCTTTTTACCGGTGGCCAATATGTTCTGGTACAGTTTAACAGAATGGAATGGATTTAGTGATAAAGAATTTATCGGTTTAGAAAATTATCGGACAGTATTTACCGATCCGGAGTATTTTCGAGTATTTACTGTCAGTCTGTATTATTTCTTTGGGACCTTTTTACAGATGGGTCTAGCCTTATATTTTGCTACTATTCTAAGTTTTAAAGTACGAATGAAAAACTTTTTCAAAGGCGTTATCTTTTTCCCGTATTTATTAAACGGGGTTGCTATCGGGTTTATGTTTCTATTATTCTTCCAGCCTGAGGGTGGACTGGATACCATTCTTGGATTGGTTGGATTAGGAGATTTCACCACACATTGGTTAGGGAATCCGGATGTTATTAATATTTCATTAGCAGGTACATCGGTATGGAGATATATGGGTTTCAACTTCATTATATTCCTTGGAGCTATTTCTTCGATTCCAAACGATGTCTATGAAGCTTCTGAAATTGACGGTGCGAACAGATGGCATCAATTCCGCTATATTATTTTACCAAGTATTAAAATTATTGTTTCATTAAACTTAATTTTGGCTATCAGCGGTGCTTTAAGTGCTTTCGAGATCCCTTATATTATGACAGGTGGTTCCAACGGAAGTGCAACATTTGTTATTCAAACAGTAGATACAGCATTTAAATATGGAAAAATTGGTTTAGCATCGGCGATGGCTGTTATTTTGTTATTCATCGTTATTATCGTAACAGCTGTACAACGAAAATTCTTCTCGGAGGACGATTAA
- a CDS encoding carbohydrate ABC transporter permease — protein MNGKHFAGSFIKYASLIVGALAAILPILIVLFASFKTGAEYTSTGPLTPPENWTNFENFKRAFTEGNMLTGFKNTLIILLVSIVGTTLVGSMVAFVLDRFKFRGSKLILGAFLLATLIPAVTTQVATFQIVNSLGLFNTIWAAIILYLGTDIIAIYIFLQFMSSISVSLDESAMLDGASYFTIYRKIILPLLTPAIVTVIIVKGINVYNDFYTPFLYMPKTDLQVISTALFKFKGPYGSEWEVICAGIMLAIIPTFIAFISLQKYIYNGLTSGSVK, from the coding sequence ATGAATGGTAAACACTTCGCAGGTAGTTTCATCAAATATGCGTCATTAATTGTAGGTGCACTTGCTGCTATTTTACCAATATTGATAGTGTTATTTGCATCTTTCAAAACAGGAGCTGAATATACAAGTACGGGACCATTAACTCCTCCAGAAAATTGGACCAACTTTGAGAACTTTAAGCGAGCTTTTACAGAAGGAAATATGCTGACAGGTTTTAAGAATACACTGATTATTTTACTAGTTTCGATTGTTGGTACCACACTTGTTGGTTCTATGGTTGCCTTTGTATTAGACCGGTTTAAATTTAGAGGCAGTAAATTAATATTAGGTGCCTTTCTATTAGCGACATTGATTCCAGCTGTAACAACTCAGGTTGCCACATTCCAGATTGTTAATTCATTAGGTTTATTTAATACGATATGGGCAGCAATTATTTTGTATCTCGGTACAGATATTATTGCCATCTATATTTTCTTGCAGTTTATGAGTTCTATTTCCGTTTCACTGGATGAATCAGCAATGCTTGATGGAGCGTCTTATTTTACAATTTACCGAAAAATCATTTTGCCGTTATTAACACCAGCAATCGTAACGGTCATTATTGTAAAAGGTATCAACGTGTATAACGATTTCTATACACCGTTTCTATACATGCCAAAAACAGATCTGCAAGTAATTTCGACCGCATTGTTTAAGTTCAAAGGTCCATATGGCTCTGAGTGGGAAGTTATTTGTGCAGGCATTATGCTTGCTATTATTCCGACATTTATAGCATTTATTTCCTTACAGAAATACATCTATAACGGATTAACTTCAGGATCGGTTAAATAA
- a CDS encoding glycoside hydrolase family 113 has product MEYIKGFTFGWGAKRGDFSKAEAKESLKLLKERTASEYVIFALAATQETAFSTEVIYDGEHMVTDHELEEMIDYARSLDLKIMIKPTVNPADGIWRAHINFFDIDVPCEPKWRDWFRSYTDYQLHYAKIAAKKNAEMFIVGCEMVQTERKEQEWRQLIREVRQAYKGLITYNTDKYQEANVSWWDEVDVISSSGYYPLGDWDNQLDRIEEIIKPFNKPFFFAEAGCPSRTGSANVPNDWSMDGEINFEEQRAFYQDMFAKTAKRDWVLGFGLWDWKALLYPESEADKDGDYAVYGKPAENVIKNFYLSN; this is encoded by the coding sequence ATGGAATACATCAAAGGTTTTACGTTTGGCTGGGGGGCAAAGCGTGGCGACTTTTCAAAAGCAGAAGCAAAAGAATCTTTAAAATTATTGAAGGAACGAACTGCTAGTGAATATGTCATATTTGCATTAGCAGCTACTCAAGAAACTGCTTTTTCGACAGAAGTGATTTATGATGGAGAACATATGGTAACAGATCATGAACTGGAAGAAATGATCGATTACGCAAGATCACTAGATTTAAAGATTATGATTAAACCAACGGTAAATCCAGCAGACGGTATCTGGCGTGCACATATTAATTTCTTTGATATAGATGTCCCATGTGAACCGAAATGGCGTGACTGGTTCAGAAGCTATACCGATTATCAATTACATTATGCCAAGATCGCAGCGAAGAAGAATGCGGAAATGTTCATTGTTGGTTGTGAAATGGTCCAAACAGAAAGAAAAGAACAAGAGTGGCGTCAGTTGATTCGTGAGGTTAGGCAAGCGTATAAGGGATTGATCACATATAATACCGATAAATACCAAGAAGCAAATGTCAGCTGGTGGGATGAAGTAGATGTGATTTCATCTAGTGGCTATTATCCATTGGGTGACTGGGATAATCAATTGGACCGTATAGAAGAAATTATCAAACCCTTTAACAAACCGTTCTTTTTTGCTGAAGCAGGTTGTCCCAGCAGAACTGGCTCTGCTAATGTACCAAATGACTGGTCCATGGATGGAGAGATTAATTTCGAAGAGCAGAGAGCGTTTTATCAGGATATGTTTGCCAAAACAGCAAAGAGGGATTGGGTGCTTGGGTTCGGTTTATGGGATTGGAAAGCCCTTCTTTATCCAGAGTCTGAGGCAGACAAAGATGGAGATTATGCCGTTTATGGTAAACCAGCTGAAAATGTAATAAAAAACTTTTATCTATCTAACTAA
- a CDS encoding beta-mannosidase, translated as MKKENFNQNWQMKTLDNEDTYAVTLPASVMATLFDANVIEDPFYRDNEDLAKEIASKDYLFRKEFNIDREQLAFQHISFMFHGIDTIAAIMLNGQTLLETDNMHRTYEVDIKPYLQEGENVLEVYLYSPISYITEMQQKDPLAGVDHAMEGYQHLRKAHSMFGWDWGPKIPDLGIWRDVELAMWNDNRISDVYISQQHDTDHVQLDVLVSFEELVSDDYHLSANLTAPDGTMCGQEVNKLQQETAIAISVENPVLWWPAGFGEQSLYQLEVMLKRENEVIDQQTYTIGLRTIEVKHEADQWGKSFEFVVNGQPIFMKGANYIPEDNLLPRTSRERTERLIKDSVSANFNMIRVWGGGHYPEDYFYELCDRYGLVVWQDFMFACSVYRLTDSFEENVRQEAVDQIKRIRHHASLGIWCGNNEVEEAMEHWGWPKRSDWRRDYIKLFEIMLPDIVKQYDPQTFYWSSSPSSAGGFDNPRNPDVGDMHYWQVWHGEKPFTDYRHYFFRFCSEFGFQSFPSMKTIESFTEPEDRNIFSRVMEKHQKNDAANGKILYYLSENFLYPKDFDALIYTSQLLQAEAIKYGVEHWRRNLGRCMGALYWQLNDCWPVASWSSIDYYGRWKALHYFAKKFYDPVLLSIEEGEKDANIYITNDRLTAIDCKVEWKLRNNQSEIIEQGRFSTVVPASTAQSCQSLDFSEVLTEQRKRNCYLEATLYMDDYYYSHATVIFTKAKHFEFLNPQLTTKVSESDQEFQIEVQAAAFTKYVEVQLTVDAVLSENYFDLSAKEPKVITINKSQLEETVTLEQLEQGLDVRSVYHITQAK; from the coding sequence ATGAAAAAAGAAAATTTCAATCAAAATTGGCAAATGAAAACACTAGATAATGAAGATACGTATGCTGTAACACTTCCAGCATCTGTTATGGCTACACTGTTTGATGCAAATGTAATAGAAGATCCGTTTTATCGAGATAATGAGGACTTGGCAAAGGAAATTGCGAGTAAGGATTATCTTTTCCGAAAAGAATTTAACATCGATCGCGAGCAATTAGCGTTCCAACATATTTCTTTCATGTTTCACGGGATTGATACGATTGCTGCTATTATGCTGAACGGGCAAACACTACTAGAAACCGATAATATGCACCGTACATATGAAGTAGACATCAAACCTTATCTTCAGGAAGGTGAGAATGTACTCGAGGTTTATCTCTATTCTCCCATATCCTATATAACGGAAATGCAGCAAAAAGATCCTTTAGCTGGCGTAGATCATGCGATGGAAGGCTATCAGCATTTGCGAAAGGCGCACAGTATGTTTGGCTGGGATTGGGGACCGAAAATTCCTGATTTGGGCATTTGGCGTGATGTTGAATTAGCGATGTGGAATGACAATCGCATCAGTGATGTGTATATTTCCCAACAGCATGACACAGATCATGTCCAATTGGATGTGCTGGTATCTTTTGAAGAGTTAGTTTCAGATGACTACCATTTGTCTGCGAATTTAACAGCTCCGGACGGAACAATGTGCGGACAGGAAGTAAATAAACTGCAACAAGAAACAGCAATAGCAATTTCAGTAGAGAATCCAGTATTATGGTGGCCGGCAGGTTTTGGAGAGCAGTCACTTTATCAGCTGGAGGTTATGTTAAAGAGAGAAAATGAAGTGATCGATCAACAAACCTATACGATCGGCTTGCGAACGATTGAAGTCAAACATGAAGCGGATCAGTGGGGTAAATCTTTTGAATTTGTAGTGAATGGTCAGCCAATCTTTATGAAGGGTGCTAACTATATACCAGAAGACAACCTGTTGCCGAGAACATCAAGAGAGAGAACGGAACGATTAATTAAAGACAGTGTATCAGCTAATTTTAATATGATTCGTGTCTGGGGTGGTGGACATTATCCTGAGGATTATTTCTATGAATTATGTGATCGATACGGGCTTGTTGTATGGCAAGATTTCATGTTTGCATGCAGCGTATATCGCCTAACCGATTCATTTGAAGAGAATGTTCGTCAAGAAGCTGTCGATCAAATCAAACGGATCCGCCATCATGCTTCGCTCGGCATTTGGTGTGGAAACAATGAAGTGGAAGAAGCAATGGAGCATTGGGGATGGCCGAAACGATCGGATTGGCGTAGGGATTATATTAAATTATTCGAGATTATGCTGCCAGACATAGTGAAGCAGTATGATCCACAGACGTTTTACTGGTCTTCCTCTCCGTCATCTGCTGGTGGCTTTGATAACCCACGTAACCCTGATGTTGGAGATATGCATTATTGGCAAGTGTGGCATGGCGAAAAGCCGTTTACGGATTATCGACATTACTTTTTCCGTTTTTGTTCTGAATTTGGCTTTCAGTCCTTTCCGTCTATGAAAACCATTGAGTCCTTCACGGAGCCAGAAGATCGCAATATTTTCTCAAGAGTGATGGAAAAGCACCAAAAAAATGATGCTGCCAATGGTAAGATTTTGTACTATTTATCAGAAAATTTTCTTTATCCAAAGGACTTTGATGCATTGATTTACACATCCCAGCTCCTGCAAGCGGAAGCGATAAAATATGGTGTAGAACATTGGCGTCGTAATTTGGGACGTTGTATGGGAGCACTTTACTGGCAATTAAATGATTGCTGGCCAGTAGCTTCGTGGTCCAGTATTGACTATTACGGAAGATGGAAAGCATTGCATTATTTTGCTAAGAAATTTTACGATCCTGTATTGCTATCCATTGAGGAAGGGGAAAAGGACGCTAATATATATATTACGAATGATCGTTTAACAGCGATAGATTGTAAGGTTGAGTGGAAACTTCGAAACAATCAATCTGAGATTATCGAGCAAGGTCGTTTCTCTACGGTTGTGCCGGCCTCGACCGCTCAATCGTGTCAGTCGCTCGATTTTTCTGAAGTATTAACGGAGCAGCGGAAACGTAATTGTTATTTAGAAGCAACGCTTTATATGGATGATTACTATTACAGTCATGCAACGGTGATCTTCACCAAAGCCAAACATTTCGAATTTTTAAATCCTCAATTGACAACCAAAGTGAGCGAATCGGATCAGGAGTTTCAGATTGAAGTACAAGCAGCTGCGTTTACGAAATACGTCGAAGTACAATTAACAGTTGATGCCGTGCTTTCTGAAAATTACTTTGATTTGTCTGCAAAGGAGCCAAAGGTTATTACGATCAATAAGTCGCAATTAGAAGAGACTGTAACGCTAGAGCAGTTGGAGCAAGGACTTGACGTTCGCAGTGTTTATCATATTACGCAAGCTAAATAA
- a CDS encoding glycoside hydrolase family 113, producing the protein MKELFVKGMTYGWNTKRGAYQTDDAVNSLQKLKETGSEWIALSFFALQDTYCSTNIHFDYSNTMTDRDIQFAVTEAKKLGLKVCLKPVVNCKDGIWRARIGFPEEAIDKWQAWFSSYTYFIMHYAELAKELDCEMFCIGCEMINTEGQTASWRNLIEDVRTIYDGPIIYNANHGKEEGVEWFDAVDIIGTSAYYPVAKEPGDSVSNMVKEWEKIACKLEKLHQTYNKPILFMEIGCRSALGCATMPWDFEHTDLPFSEDEQANFYQSVIQVFWDKPWFAGFFWWDWKAKLYPIEEADNDLDFDIYGKKAEQIVKHWYSLAK; encoded by the coding sequence ATGAAGGAATTATTTGTAAAAGGCATGACCTATGGATGGAATACGAAACGTGGAGCTTATCAGACGGATGATGCGGTTAACTCATTACAAAAATTAAAGGAAACAGGTAGTGAATGGATCGCTCTGTCATTTTTCGCTCTGCAGGATACGTATTGTTCTACCAATATACATTTTGATTACAGTAATACAATGACAGACAGGGATATTCAATTTGCTGTTACAGAAGCAAAGAAATTAGGATTAAAAGTCTGCCTCAAACCCGTAGTTAATTGTAAAGATGGGATCTGGCGGGCACGAATTGGTTTTCCTGAGGAAGCAATAGACAAATGGCAAGCATGGTTTAGCTCGTATACTTATTTCATCATGCATTATGCAGAATTGGCAAAGGAATTAGACTGTGAAATGTTCTGTATAGGCTGTGAAATGATTAACACTGAAGGACAAACAGCATCATGGCGTAATCTTATAGAGGATGTTCGAACTATTTATGACGGTCCGATTATATACAATGCGAACCATGGTAAGGAAGAAGGCGTGGAGTGGTTCGATGCGGTTGATATAATCGGGACAAGTGCATACTATCCAGTTGCAAAAGAGCCTGGTGATTCAGTGAGTAATATGGTCAAGGAGTGGGAGAAAATAGCTTGCAAGCTGGAAAAATTACATCAAACTTATAACAAACCGATTCTATTCATGGAGATAGGCTGTAGAAGTGCGCTAGGGTGTGCGACAATGCCTTGGGATTTTGAGCATACAGATTTACCATTTAGTGAGGATGAACAAGCGAATTTCTATCAGTCTGTCATTCAAGTATTTTGGGATAAACCATGGTTCGCAGGTTTTTTCTGGTGGGATTGGAAAGCCAAGCTTTATCCAATCGAAGAAGCAGACAATGATCTTGATTTTGATATTTACGGAAAGAAAGCGGAACAAATTGTGAAACATTGGTATTCGTTAGCTAAGTAA
- a CDS encoding SGNH/GDSL hydrolase family protein, with product MLTKLGKRIIFIGDSITQWGKQDDQEGIGTGYVRVIHDYLKVLHPEKDYEILNKGIGGNRITDLEERWQEDVISWKPDTISISIGINDVWRQLDHPELEQVDEEKFEAIYRRLLQRVRAIGISSIVMMEPTVIEEKVDSAGNQKLKHYAEIVRALAKEFDAILVPIHQRFIQYLLQNSGYNITVDGVHLNSAGNLLMAHEWLKAVKTS from the coding sequence ATGTTGACCAAGTTAGGAAAACGTATCATATTTATAGGTGACAGTATTACGCAATGGGGCAAGCAAGATGATCAAGAGGGCATAGGAACAGGATATGTACGTGTGATTCATGATTATTTAAAAGTTTTACATCCTGAAAAGGACTATGAAATTTTAAATAAAGGCATTGGTGGGAATCGTATTACCGATTTGGAAGAACGCTGGCAGGAAGATGTGATCAGCTGGAAACCAGATACCATATCAATTTCCATAGGTATCAATGATGTCTGGCGCCAACTCGATCATCCTGAATTAGAACAAGTCGACGAAGAAAAATTTGAAGCAATATATCGTCGTTTACTGCAGCGAGTACGAGCTATAGGGATTTCATCTATCGTAATGATGGAACCGACTGTAATTGAAGAAAAAGTCGATTCTGCAGGCAATCAAAAATTAAAACATTATGCCGAAATCGTACGAGCGTTAGCAAAAGAATTCGATGCGATTCTAGTGCCAATCCACCAGCGCTTTATTCAATATTTGTTACAAAATAGTGGCTATAATATTACCGTTGATGGTGTTCATCTGAATAGTGCTGGTAATTTATTGATGGCCCACGAATGGCTGAAAGCTGTCAAAACCAGCTAA